GAACTGGAGGAACCGCACGACTTCCGGAAACTGTTCGAGCTCGGTCTGGGCCCGCGCCTTGGCCTGCGACACATTGAGCTCCGACTTGAAGAACATGCGATACGCCTTCTTGAGTTCGCGCAACACGGGTTCCGGAAAGTTGTTGCGCTGGAGCCCGATGCTGTTCAGCCCGTAGAGCTTGATCGGGTTGCCCACCGCCTTCACGTACGGCGGCACGTCCTTGGCGATGCGCGAGCAGCCACCGATGAACGCATAGGCGCCGATCTTCACGAACTGATGCGCGGCGCTCTGGCCCGACACGATCGCGCGATCATGGACCGTGACGTGCCCCGCGAACTGCACGGCGTTGCCGAGGATGACATGGTCCCCGACGTGGCAATCATGCGCCAGGTGCACATACGACATCACGAAACAGTTCTTGCCCACGGTCGTGTGATACGACTGCGTGGTGGCGCGATTGATCGTCGAATACTCGCGGATCACCGTATCCTCGCCCACCTCGACCGTCGTGTACTCGCCCTTGTACTTCAGATCCTGCGGGTCGCCGCCCAGCACCGAGCCGATGCCGATCTTCACGCGCGGCGCGAGAAACACGTTCTTCTCGAGCACCACGCGGGCCGCGAGCTTGCAGCCGTCGCCGATCGTGCATCCCTCGCCCACGATCGCCCAGGGCCCGATCTCGACGTCGGCGCCGATCTTGGCATCGGGCGAGATGATCGCCGTGGCATGGATGGCGGCGCTCATCGGTCGCGTACCATGGCGCCCATCTCCGCCTCGGCCACGATCTCGCCGTCCACCTTGGCCACGCCCTTCATCTTGCACATCGTGCCCCGGATATGGAGCATGTCGAGCTCGAAGCGCAGTTGATCGCCGGGCCGGACCGGCCGCCGCCACTTCACGTGATCCAGCGACGTGAAATACACGACTTTGTTGTGCGAATCGGGCAGGGCGCCCATCAGCAGCAGCCCGCCCACCTGCGCCATCGCCTCGATGATCAGCACGCCGGGCATGATCGGATGCCCGGGAAAATGCCCCTGGAAGAACGGCTCGTTGATCGTGACGTTCTTCAGCCCCACGATGCGCTTCCGCGGCTCCATCTCGAGCACCCGGTCCACGAGCAGGAACGGGTATCGGTGCGGCAGCACCTTGATGATATCGTCAATCTGCAGCACAGTCGTCTCCTTCTTGAGCGCCGCGCGCATCGCGCGGACGAGTCGCACGGTCCCGCGATGACTCGGCTTCACGGCCACCACCCGCGCGCGGACGCGCGCGCCGGCGAGCGCCAGATCTCCCACACAATCCATCGCCTTGTGGCGCACGAATTCATCGGGCCACCGCAAGGCGTTCTCCACCACCCCTGATTCGTCGAGCACGACGACGTTCTGCGTCGACGCCCCCTGGATCAGGCCCATGGCGCGCAGCGACTCCACCTCGCGGGTGAACCCGAAGGTCCGTGCCTGCGCCAACTCCCGCACGAAGACGTCGGCATCGATGCGCGACGCCCAGCGCTGGCGTCCGATCAGCGGATGCGGAAAGTCGATCGTGACATCCAGCTCGAGTCCGGGCGCCGGGTACGCCTCGTACACCGACTCACCGTCCACCACGCGCACCGGCTCCTGCAACTCCCAATACTGCGCGATTCCCGGCTGCGGCGCGATGCCGGCCCGGGTGAGCGCGTCCACGAACGGCGCCGCGCTCCCGTCCACGATCGGCGGCTCCGGGCCGTCCAGCTCGATGGTCAGGTCGTCGATGCCCAACGCCCCAACGGCCGCCAGCACATGCTCCACCGTGTGCACCGACTGCGGATCGTGCCCCAGTTGCGTGCGCCGATCGGTGAGGACCGCCGTATCCACGCTCACGGGGATGGTTGGCGCGCCCGGCAGATCGGTGCGGCGAAACACGACCCCCTGTCCGCTGGGCGCCGGCTGGAACGTCAGGCGGGACACCACGCCGAGGTGCAGCCCGACGCCTTCCACCGACTGGGCCCCCCCGATCGTGCGCCGCCTCACACGTCCTCCGACTTCTCGAGCAGTCGTTCGATGCGGCGCATCAGCCCGGCGACCTTGAACAGCGCGGCCTGGGCCCGCAGGGCGTCCTTGTGCGGACGCGCCGGATATCCGGACCAGGTCTCGCCCGCCGGGATGTCGCCGAAGACGCCCGCCTGCGCGGCCACCGTGGCGCCTTTGCCGATCGTGTGGTGCCCCGCCACGCCCACCTGCCCCGCCAGGATACACCCGTCCTCGATGTGCACCGAGCCGGCCACCCCCACCTGCGACATGAGCAGACACAACCGTCCGATGCGGACGTTGTGCGCCACCTGGACGAGGTTGTCGATCTTCGTGCCGGCGCCGACGATCGTGTCGTCGATGCTCCCGCGGTCGATCGTGGAATTGGCGCCCACCTCGACATCGTCCTCGAGAATGCACCCGCCCACGTGCGGGATCTTGTCGTGCTTGCCGTCGCGGAACACGTAGCCGAACCCGTCCGATCCGATGCGCGCCCCGGAGTGCACGATCACGCGCCGTCCCAGCCGGGCGTTCGCGTAGACCGTCACGCTGGGGTAGAGATGCACGTCGTCCGCCAGGTGCACGCCGGCGCCCACGAACGTCTGGGCGTCGATCGTCACCCGGTCGCCGAGCACCGCGCCAGACTCGATCACGGCGTAGGGGCCCACGCTCGGCGCGGCCCCCATCGTCACGCCCGATCCGATGACCGCCGTGGGATGGATGCCCGGCACCCGTTCCGGCATCCGGTAGAAGCGCGGGATCAACGAGAGCAACGCGTCGTGCGGCTTGTCGACGACGATGCGCGCCGCCGCACCCGACGGCAACGTGGACGTCTCCGCCGACACGAGGATCACGGCGGCCGACGATCCGGCCATCAGCGCGGCGTACTTGGCCGACCCGCAAAAACTCAACTGGGTGTGGCTCGCCCTATCGAGCGCCGCGATCCCCCGCACCTCGGCCGCCCCATCACCGATCAGCGTCCCGCCCACGAGCTGGGCAATAGCACCGGCGGTGAGGACGCGAGCGCCCTCACCGCCACGATCGTTCGGAGCCGTTCCTGACGTCACTCGAGCGGCGAATCTTTGGGCTTCTTGACCGCCTTCGCCGACGAGTCGCTCTTCGCCGCAGCCGCGATCTTGAGCCGCGCCACCACCTTGTCGGTGATGTCCAGATTCTTGTCGCCGTCCACCACCGCCGACTGGTCGAGAATCAGGGAGTAGCCATTCTCCTCGCGGATCTTGTCGAGCATGTCCCGCACCGCCTGCATGACCGGGCCCATCAATTCGGTCTGCCGCGCCTGCGCCTGCTGATTCAGCTGGTTCTGCCGATCCTGATACTCCTGCTGCTTGGCCTGGATCGCCTTCTGGCGCGCGTCCTTGGCCGCTGCGGTGAGCGTCGGCTCCGCCTTCTGGTAATCGGAGATCATGGTCTGGATCGTGGTGGTGAGCTTGTTGAGCTCATCGCCCCACGCGGCGGACTCCTTGTTGTACGTCGACTCGGCCGCGGCCCGGCCCGGCGCCACGTCGAGCAGCGCCTGCGTGTTCACGTAGACGATCTTGGGCTGCGGAACCGGTTGCTGCGCGCGACCTGGGGCCGCGGTGAGGGCAAGACCGACGGCCACCAGGGCCGTCGCACGAACGATGGATTGCATGAACGCTCCGATTAGTAGAACTGTCCGAATTTGAAGTGCACCTGCCATGCGGGCGCCCTCCGCCCTTGGGCATCGGTCCGATCGAGGCCGTACCCCAGATCAACACCCAACGGGCCGAGCGGCGTCACTACCGAGCCGCCGAATCCGACGCCGCGGAACAGGCGCGTCGGATTGAAGTCACTCGGCGTCGCATAAACGTTGCCGGCATCGTAGAAGGCGTCCAGATACAACTGTTGATTCACTCGCAGCCCGAGTTCCGCCGTGGCGCTGAAGAACGCGTTGCCGAACGACGCGCGCTGCGCCTGGTACTGGTTGGTCTGCGAGATGTAGCCCTGCGGCGTGATCGAGAACTCGCTGTAGCCGCGCAGCGGTTCCCCGTACTGCACCCCACCCATGGCGAACGACTGCGAGACGAAGAACGGTCCCGGATCGCCGAACAGCGCGCCCCAGCGCGTCGAGAGGCCCGCCACCACCACCATCGGCTGCGAGGCCAGCGTGCTGCCGCCGATGGTGCCCAGTGTCGCATAGGAACGCATCTCGCCCGTGTACCGTTGGTACGACGCCGAGCCGCCCAGCGGGCCACCGTTGAATTCGGCTTCCACGGACTGGTGGACGCCGGACGTGGGGAACGGCATGCCCAGCCGCGTATCGCGGTCGAGCGTGACGCCCACCGTGGACCGGAAGCAGCTCGTGGCCTGGCCGCTGCCGTTACTGCACGTGGGGATGGTTCCCACGAGCCCATAGTTGCCGTACTTCACCGACTCGCCGCCGTAATTCACGAACAGGCGGGTCCACCGGGAGCCCGCCACCGGGAAGCCGAACCGGATCTGGCCGCCCGTGGTCGTGCTCTGGCCGATGTTCTGGATCGTGAACCGCGACTGCGAGTGGTAGGCTGTGATCGAGCCCGAATACTGCGATTCCTGAATGGCCGGGTCGGTGTACGAGATGCTGAAGTCGTTGATGTACTGCCCCTTCTGCCACTGCACCGAGCCCTTCTTGCAGCGCCCGAACAGGTTCGGCTGATCGAACCCGATGAACCCGCCGATGCCCGTGCCCTGTCCCACCGACGCGCCGAAATTGATGTTGCCGGTGCGCTTCTCCTTCACATGGAACGTGATGTTCACATCGCCCTGGTTATTGGACGGCTCCACGCTCGGCTCGGGCAGGGGCGAATCGAAGAACCCCAGGTTGGAGATGTTCTGGTAGCTCTGCATCAGGCGATCCTTGTTGAATACGTCGCCCGGAACCACCATCAACTGCCGCCGGATACAGGTCTCGTCGGTGATATCGTTGCCGGTGATGTTCACGCGGTTGATGATCGCCGGCGAGCCTTCCGAGATCTCCCACCGCAGGTTGACCTTGGCCACCGAGTCGCCCTGGATGTCGCGCTCCACCACCGGGTTCACGCGCGCGTAGATGTAGCCTTCATTCGCGTACGCGTCCTGGACGTGCGAGGTCGCGTCGTCCCACGCCGAGCGGTTGAAGATCGTGGCATCCTGCTCGACGCCCGGATGGAGCAGGCCCTTCAGGGTCTGCATCATCGTCCTCGAGTGCGGCGTGAACGGGTACATCTTGGCGATTTCCTGGCTCGTGAACTGTCGGCTGCCCTCGACCGAGAACTCGCCCACGTGATACTGTCGGCCCTCCTTCACCTGCAGGTCGACCAGCGCCTTGCCACGCGCCCGATCGAGGATCGTCGTGTCCTTCACCACCTGCATGTCGATGAGGCCGCGATCGGCGTAGAGTCCGGGAATGCGCTCGGTGATGTCGCTGGCCAGCGCCGCGTCGTCGAGTTCGCCCTTGTGCCAGAAGAAGAACCCTTCGGGCTTGGTCTGCATCGCCGCCACGATATCGTTGGCCGACACCACCTTGTTGCCTTCCACCTTGATGCCCGACACGGCGGTGCGCCGGCCCTCGTCCACGTGGAAGAGCACGCGAGCCGACGTGCTATCCACGTACGTCGTCTCGGCCCGCACCTGGGCAAAGGCGTAGCCCTTGGCCTGATAGAGCGAATCGATCTTCACCATCGACCGCGCCACCTGCTGCGGATCGATCGGGCGCCCGATCAGCAGATCCACCTGATCGCGCACCGAGCCGATGGATACCCGCTCCGGGCCCGCGACGTCGACGTCCACCAGCACCGGGCGTTCCTTGAGCAGGAACACCAGCACCGACTTGCCGTTCGGGCGCGGCTCGCACATCGCCCGCACGTCATCGAACTGCAGGGTGCCGTACAGCGCCTTGATCGCCCGCTGCAGGATGCGGTAGTTGAGCGGCGAACCGGGCGTGATCCCGGCGTCGCCGGCCAGGATCGCATCCCCGAGCCGCGTATTGCCGCGGAACAGCACCGAATCGGGCTGTGTGCACGCACCGGCCGTCCCGGTGTCCTGGGCAACGGCCGCCGACGCCGTCACGAGGATGGCGATGAGAGGTAAAACCAGTCTGCGCATGGAGATCCTAAATATACACAATGCGGCCGGCCCGGCCCCCCCAGGGGCCCGGGGCCGGCCGGTGAGTACCGCCTACGCCTTGGTGCTGCCCGCCAGCACGCGGAAGTCGAGCTTGGTGCCGTCCGCCGAGACATCTACTTCGAGCTCTTCACCGCGCGAGAACTCGCCCATCAGGATCTTCTCCGAGAGCGGATCTTCGATGAACCGCTGAATGGCGCGCTTGAGGGGGCGGGCGCCGTAGCTCTCATCATACCCGTGCTGGACCAGGAAGTCCGTGGCCGCGTCGGTGAGGGTCAGCGTCAACTCCTCCTCGCTCAGCCGTTTGCGCACGTCGCGCAGCATGATCTGGACGATCTGCGCGATGTGGGTGCGATCCAGCGGATGGAACACGATCACGTCGTCCAACCGGTTGAGGAACTCGGGGTTGAACGTAATCTTGAGCTCCTCGCGCACGCGTTCCGCGATGCGATCGAAATTCGACTGGCCGTCTCCGGTCGCGAAGCCCAGCGTCTTGCCCTTGGTGATGTCCCGGGCGCCGACGTTGGACGTCATGATCACCACGGTGTTCTTGAAATCGATCACCCGGCCGTAGTTGTCGGTCAGGTGGCCCTCGTCCAGCACCTGCAACAGGATGTTGAACACGTCCGGATGCGCCTTCTCGATCTCATCGAGCAGGATCACGCTGTACGGCTTGCGCCGCACGGCCTTGGTGAGCGTGCCCGACTCCTCGTATCCCACGTACCCCGGCGGGGCGCCGATCAGGCGCGACACGGAGAACTTCTCCATGTATTCGCTCATGTCCACGCGGATCAACGCCTGGGGATCGGCAAACAGGAACCGGGCCAGCGAGCGCGCCAACTCCGTCTTGCCCACGCCCGTCGGCCCGCTGAAGATGAACGACCCGATCGGCCGGTTGGGGTCCTTGAGGCCGGCGCGGCTGCGCCGGATGGACCGCGCCAGGGCCCGGATCGCCTCGTCCTGG
Above is a genomic segment from Gemmatimonadaceae bacterium containing:
- the lpxA gene encoding acyl-ACP--UDP-N-acetylglucosamine O-acyltransferase; amino-acid sequence: MSAAIHATAIISPDAKIGADVEIGPWAIVGEGCTIGDGCKLAARVVLEKNVFLAPRVKIGIGSVLGGDPQDLKYKGEYTTVEVGEDTVIREYSTINRATTQSYHTTVGKNCFVMSYVHLAHDCHVGDHVILGNAVQFAGHVTVHDRAIVSGQSAAHQFVKIGAYAFIGGCSRIAKDVPPYVKAVGNPIKLYGLNSIGLQRNNFPEPVLRELKKAYRMFFKSELNVSQAKARAQTELEQFPEVVRFLQFLEDSDRGVVV
- the lpxC gene encoding UDP-3-O-acyl-N-acetylglucosamine deacetylase, translated to MRRRTIGGAQSVEGVGLHLGVVSRLTFQPAPSGQGVVFRRTDLPGAPTIPVSVDTAVLTDRRTQLGHDPQSVHTVEHVLAAVGALGIDDLTIELDGPEPPIVDGSAAPFVDALTRAGIAPQPGIAQYWELQEPVRVVDGESVYEAYPAPGLELDVTIDFPHPLIGRQRWASRIDADVFVRELAQARTFGFTREVESLRAMGLIQGASTQNVVVLDESGVVENALRWPDEFVRHKAMDCVGDLALAGARVRARVVAVKPSHRGTVRLVRAMRAALKKETTVLQIDDIIKVLPHRYPFLLVDRVLEMEPRKRIVGLKNVTINEPFFQGHFPGHPIMPGVLIIEAMAQVGGLLLMGALPDSHNKVVYFTSLDHVKWRRPVRPGDQLRFELDMLHIRGTMCKMKGVAKVDGEIVAEAEMGAMVRDR
- the lpxD gene encoding UDP-3-O-(3-hydroxymyristoyl)glucosamine N-acyltransferase, with the translated sequence MTSGTAPNDRGGEGARVLTAGAIAQLVGGTLIGDGAAEVRGIAALDRASHTQLSFCGSAKYAALMAGSSAAVILVSAETSTLPSGAAARIVVDKPHDALLSLIPRFYRMPERVPGIHPTAVIGSGVTMGAAPSVGPYAVIESGAVLGDRVTIDAQTFVGAGVHLADDVHLYPSVTVYANARLGRRVIVHSGARIGSDGFGYVFRDGKHDKIPHVGGCILEDDVEVGANSTIDRGSIDDTIVGAGTKIDNLVQVAHNVRIGRLCLLMSQVGVAGSVHIEDGCILAGQVGVAGHHTIGKGATVAAQAGVFGDIPAGETWSGYPARPHKDALRAQAALFKVAGLMRRIERLLEKSEDV
- a CDS encoding OmpH family outer membrane protein, translating into MQSIVRATALVAVGLALTAAPGRAQQPVPQPKIVYVNTQALLDVAPGRAAAESTYNKESAAWGDELNKLTTTIQTMISDYQKAEPTLTAAAKDARQKAIQAKQQEYQDRQNQLNQQAQARQTELMGPVMQAVRDMLDKIREENGYSLILDQSAVVDGDKNLDITDKVVARLKIAAAAKSDSSAKAVKKPKDSPLE
- the bamA gene encoding outer membrane protein assembly factor BamA, producing MRRLVLPLIAILVTASAAVAQDTGTAGACTQPDSVLFRGNTRLGDAILAGDAGITPGSPLNYRILQRAIKALYGTLQFDDVRAMCEPRPNGKSVLVFLLKERPVLVDVDVAGPERVSIGSVRDQVDLLIGRPIDPQQVARSMVKIDSLYQAKGYAFAQVRAETTYVDSTSARVLFHVDEGRRTAVSGIKVEGNKVVSANDIVAAMQTKPEGFFFWHKGELDDAALASDITERIPGLYADRGLIDMQVVKDTTILDRARGKALVDLQVKEGRQYHVGEFSVEGSRQFTSQEIAKMYPFTPHSRTMMQTLKGLLHPGVEQDATIFNRSAWDDATSHVQDAYANEGYIYARVNPVVERDIQGDSVAKVNLRWEISEGSPAIINRVNITGNDITDETCIRRQLMVVPGDVFNKDRLMQSYQNISNLGFFDSPLPEPSVEPSNNQGDVNITFHVKEKRTGNINFGASVGQGTGIGGFIGFDQPNLFGRCKKGSVQWQKGQYINDFSISYTDPAIQESQYSGSITAYHSQSRFTIQNIGQSTTTGGQIRFGFPVAGSRWTRLFVNYGGESVKYGNYGLVGTIPTCSNGSGQATSCFRSTVGVTLDRDTRLGMPFPTSGVHQSVEAEFNGGPLGGSASYQRYTGEMRSYATLGTIGGSTLASQPMVVVAGLSTRWGALFGDPGPFFVSQSFAMGGVQYGEPLRGYSEFSITPQGYISQTNQYQAQRASFGNAFFSATAELGLRVNQQLYLDAFYDAGNVYATPSDFNPTRLFRGVGFGGSVVTPLGPLGVDLGYGLDRTDAQGRRAPAWQVHFKFGQFY